A window of Drosophila subobscura isolate 14011-0131.10 chromosome E, UCBerk_Dsub_1.0, whole genome shotgun sequence contains these coding sequences:
- the LOC117891278 gene encoding palmitoyltransferase ZDHHC15B isoform X2 has translation MGNDDLRRRKTPCGFCMAVFKWIPVVFITAVIAWSYYAYVVELCIRNAENLVGMIFMLFFYHIALILFMWSYWRTIMTSVGRVPDQWRIPDEEVTRLFRADNPETQKRILNSFARSLPVTNRTMNGSVRFCEKCKIIKPDRAHHCSVCNSCVLKMDHHCPWVNNCVNFYNYKFFVLFLGYALVYCLYVAFTTLHDFVQFWKYENNGYSEQGQLNGSGVGRFHILFLFFISIMFAISLVSLFGYHIYLVLVNRTTLESFRAPVFRVGGPDKNGFNLGRYANFCEVFGDDWQYWPLPIFTSRGDGFSYPTSTDQSGEAPTVQRYAAMGDTTTNRLDGNPTDKLIDAIPLDTTPNNHDQPPPQHQHPHQVRSQNQAQPQSQPQQARHQARPNSLNLQPALELPLANGQSSNCSTAAVPSSQMVVVNLGTLPEDANGSAVIIDMVGDHSGAAAGVAAPKEACRQPNGDVPLN, from the exons ATGGGCAACGACGATCTCCGGCGGAGAAAGACACCTTGCGGATTTTGCATGGCTGTGTTCAAGTGGATTCCGGTTGTATTCATAACCGCCGTCATTGCCTGGTCCTACTACGCCTATGTCGTGGAGCTCTGCATAC GCAATGCCGAGAACCTCGTGGGGATGATTTTCATGCTGTTCTTCTACCACATAGCTTTGATACTGTTCATGTGGTCCTACTGGAGAACCATAATGACATCGGTTGGCCGAGTGCCAGATCAA TGGCGGATACCAGACGAGGAAGTGACTCGCCTATTCCGTGCGGATAACCCAGAGACACAGAAGCGCATTTTGAACAGCTTTGCCCGCAGCTTGCCAGTTACCAATCG CACAATGAACGGCTCTGTCCGGTTTTGTGAAAAATGTAAGATCATCAAGCCGGACAGGGCGCATCACTGCAGTGTGTGCAACAGCTGTGTGCTGAAGATGGATCATCACTGCCCCTGGGTGAACAATTGCGTCAACTTCTACAATTACAAGTTCTTTGTATTGTTTCTGGGCTACGCTCTCGTCTATTGCCTGTACGTTGCATTCACCACACTGCACGATTTCGTTCAGTTCTGGAAG TACGAAAATAATGGTTACTCGGAACAGGGCCAGCTGAACGGCAGTGGCGTGGGCCGTTTCCACATCTTGTTCCTGTTCTTCATATCCATCATGTTTGCCATTAGCTTGGTGAGCCTGTTTGGCTATCACATCTACCTGGTGCTGGTCAATCGCACCACCTTGG AATCTTTTCGAGCACCAGTATTCCGTGTCGGCGGCCCGGACAAGAACGGCTTCAATTTGGGCCGCTATGCCAACTTCTGTGAGGTGTTTGGGGACGACTGGCAGTACTGGCCTTTGCCCATCTTCACCAG TCGCGGTGATGGCTTCAGCTATCCAACATCCACCGATCAAAGCGGCGAGGCGCCCACCGTCCAGCGATATGCTGCCATGGGCGACACGACAACCAACAGGTTAGATGGCAATCCAACAGATAAGTTGATTGACGCTATTCCCCTCGACACCACACCCAATAACCATGATCAACCACCACCTCAACACCAACATCCACATCAAGTAAGAAGCCAGAACCAggcgcagccgcagtcgcagccgcagcaggcgCGCCACCAGGCCCGTCCAAACTCGCTAAATCTGCAACCCGCACTGGAACTGCCATTGGCAAACGGCCAATCATCAAACTGCAGCACGGCAGCAGTCCCGTCTAGTCAGATGGTCGTTGTCAATCTTGGCACCCTGCCAGAGGATGCCAACGGCTCGGCGGTCATCATCGATATGGTTGGCGATCAtagtggagctgctgctggtgttgccgCTCCCAAGGAAGCCTGCCGCCAGCCGAACGGGGATGTCCCACTGAACTAG
- the LOC117891278 gene encoding palmitoyltransferase ZDHHC15B isoform X8 gives MGNDDLRRRKTPCGFCMAVFKWIPVVFITAVIAWSYYAYVVELCIRNAENLVGMIFMLFFYHIALILFMWSYWRTIMTSVGRVPDQWRIPDEEVTRLFRADNPETQKRILNSFARSLPVTNRTMNGSVRFCEKCKIIKPDRAHHCSVCNSCVLKMDHHCPWVNNCVNFYNYKFFVLFLGYALVYCLYVAFTTLHDFVQFWKVGAGQLNGSGVGRFHILFLFFISIMFAISLVSLFGYHIYLVLVNRTTLESFRAPVFRVGGPDKNGFNLGRYANFCEVFGDDWQYWPLPIFTSFGDGISYPIRHLEDDSETLLGYHSDTRIEMDEDFLPESRFLHSIP, from the exons ATGGGCAACGACGATCTCCGGCGGAGAAAGACACCTTGCGGATTTTGCATGGCTGTGTTCAAGTGGATTCCGGTTGTATTCATAACCGCCGTCATTGCCTGGTCCTACTACGCCTATGTCGTGGAGCTCTGCATAC GCAATGCCGAGAACCTCGTGGGGATGATTTTCATGCTGTTCTTCTACCACATAGCTTTGATACTGTTCATGTGGTCCTACTGGAGAACCATAATGACATCGGTTGGCCGAGTGCCAGATCAA TGGCGGATACCAGACGAGGAAGTGACTCGCCTATTCCGTGCGGATAACCCAGAGACACAGAAGCGCATTTTGAACAGCTTTGCCCGCAGCTTGCCAGTTACCAATCG CACAATGAACGGCTCTGTCCGGTTTTGTGAAAAATGTAAGATCATCAAGCCGGACAGGGCGCATCACTGCAGTGTGTGCAACAGCTGTGTGCTGAAGATGGATCATCACTGCCCCTGGGTGAACAATTGCGTCAACTTCTACAATTACAAGTTCTTTGTATTGTTTCTGGGCTACGCTCTCGTCTATTGCCTGTACGTTGCATTCACCACACTGCACGATTTCGTTCAGTTCTGGAAGGTAGGTGCC GGCCAGCTGAACGGCAGTGGCGTGGGCCGTTTCCACATCTTGTTCCTGTTCTTCATATCCATCATGTTTGCCATTAGCTTGGTGAGCCTGTTTGGCTATCACATCTACCTGGTGCTGGTCAATCGCACCACCTTGG AATCTTTTCGAGCACCAGTATTCCGTGTCGGCGGCCCGGACAAGAACGGCTTCAATTTGGGCCGCTATGCCAACTTCTGTGAGGTGTTTGGGGACGACTGGCAGTACTGGCCTTTGCCCATCTTCACCAG CTTTGGCGATGGCATTAGCTATCCCATACGACACCTTGAGGACGACTCCGAGACCCTGTTGGGCTACCACAGCGACACACGCATCGAGATGGACGAGGACTTCCTGCCGGAGTCGCGCTTCCTGCACTCGATTCCATAG
- the LOC117891278 gene encoding palmitoyltransferase ZDHHC15B isoform X3: protein MGNDDLRRRKTPCGFCMAVFKWIPVVFITAVIAWSYYAYVVELCIRNAENLVGMIFMLFFYHIALILFMWSYWRTIMTSVGRVPDQWRIPDEEVTRLFRADNPETQKRILNSFARSLPVTNRTMNGSVRFCEKCKIIKPDRAHHCSVCNSCVLKMDHHCPWVNNCVNFYNYKFFVLFLGYALVYCLYVAFTTLHDFVQFWKVGAGQLNGSGVGRFHILFLFFISIMFAISLVSLFGYHIYLVLVNRTTLESFRAPVFRVGGPDKNGFNLGRYANFCEVFGDDWQYWPLPIFTSRGDGFSYPTSTDQSGEAPTVQRYAAMGDTTTNRLDGNPTDKLIDAIPLDTTPNNHDQPPPQHQHPHQVRSQNQAQPQSQPQQARHQARPNSLNLQPALELPLANGQSSNCSTAAVPSSQMVVVNLGTLPEDANGSAVIIDMVGDHSGAAAGVAAPKEACRQPNGDVPLN, encoded by the exons ATGGGCAACGACGATCTCCGGCGGAGAAAGACACCTTGCGGATTTTGCATGGCTGTGTTCAAGTGGATTCCGGTTGTATTCATAACCGCCGTCATTGCCTGGTCCTACTACGCCTATGTCGTGGAGCTCTGCATAC GCAATGCCGAGAACCTCGTGGGGATGATTTTCATGCTGTTCTTCTACCACATAGCTTTGATACTGTTCATGTGGTCCTACTGGAGAACCATAATGACATCGGTTGGCCGAGTGCCAGATCAA TGGCGGATACCAGACGAGGAAGTGACTCGCCTATTCCGTGCGGATAACCCAGAGACACAGAAGCGCATTTTGAACAGCTTTGCCCGCAGCTTGCCAGTTACCAATCG CACAATGAACGGCTCTGTCCGGTTTTGTGAAAAATGTAAGATCATCAAGCCGGACAGGGCGCATCACTGCAGTGTGTGCAACAGCTGTGTGCTGAAGATGGATCATCACTGCCCCTGGGTGAACAATTGCGTCAACTTCTACAATTACAAGTTCTTTGTATTGTTTCTGGGCTACGCTCTCGTCTATTGCCTGTACGTTGCATTCACCACACTGCACGATTTCGTTCAGTTCTGGAAGGTAGGTGCC GGCCAGCTGAACGGCAGTGGCGTGGGCCGTTTCCACATCTTGTTCCTGTTCTTCATATCCATCATGTTTGCCATTAGCTTGGTGAGCCTGTTTGGCTATCACATCTACCTGGTGCTGGTCAATCGCACCACCTTGG AATCTTTTCGAGCACCAGTATTCCGTGTCGGCGGCCCGGACAAGAACGGCTTCAATTTGGGCCGCTATGCCAACTTCTGTGAGGTGTTTGGGGACGACTGGCAGTACTGGCCTTTGCCCATCTTCACCAG TCGCGGTGATGGCTTCAGCTATCCAACATCCACCGATCAAAGCGGCGAGGCGCCCACCGTCCAGCGATATGCTGCCATGGGCGACACGACAACCAACAGGTTAGATGGCAATCCAACAGATAAGTTGATTGACGCTATTCCCCTCGACACCACACCCAATAACCATGATCAACCACCACCTCAACACCAACATCCACATCAAGTAAGAAGCCAGAACCAggcgcagccgcagtcgcagccgcagcaggcgCGCCACCAGGCCCGTCCAAACTCGCTAAATCTGCAACCCGCACTGGAACTGCCATTGGCAAACGGCCAATCATCAAACTGCAGCACGGCAGCAGTCCCGTCTAGTCAGATGGTCGTTGTCAATCTTGGCACCCTGCCAGAGGATGCCAACGGCTCGGCGGTCATCATCGATATGGTTGGCGATCAtagtggagctgctgctggtgttgccgCTCCCAAGGAAGCCTGCCGCCAGCCGAACGGGGATGTCCCACTGAACTAG
- the LOC117891278 gene encoding palmitoyltransferase ZDHHC15B isoform X7 produces MGNDDLRRRKTPCGFCMAVFKWIPVVFITAVIAWSYYAYVVELCIRNAENLVGMIFMLFFYHIALILFMWSYWRTIMTSVGRVPDQWRIPDEEVTRLFRADNPETQKRILNSFARSLPVTNRTMNGSVRFCEKCKIIKPDRAHHCSVCNSCVLKMDHHCPWVNNCVNFYNYKFFVLFLGYALVYCLYVAFTTLHDFVQFWKVGAYENNGYSEQGQLNGSGVGRFHILFLFFISIMFAISLVSLFGYHIYLVLVNRTTLESFRAPVFRVGGPDKNGFNLGRYANFCEVFGDDWQYWPLPIFTSFGDGISYPIRHLEDDSETLLGYHSDTRIEMDEDFLPESRFLHSIP; encoded by the exons ATGGGCAACGACGATCTCCGGCGGAGAAAGACACCTTGCGGATTTTGCATGGCTGTGTTCAAGTGGATTCCGGTTGTATTCATAACCGCCGTCATTGCCTGGTCCTACTACGCCTATGTCGTGGAGCTCTGCATAC GCAATGCCGAGAACCTCGTGGGGATGATTTTCATGCTGTTCTTCTACCACATAGCTTTGATACTGTTCATGTGGTCCTACTGGAGAACCATAATGACATCGGTTGGCCGAGTGCCAGATCAA TGGCGGATACCAGACGAGGAAGTGACTCGCCTATTCCGTGCGGATAACCCAGAGACACAGAAGCGCATTTTGAACAGCTTTGCCCGCAGCTTGCCAGTTACCAATCG CACAATGAACGGCTCTGTCCGGTTTTGTGAAAAATGTAAGATCATCAAGCCGGACAGGGCGCATCACTGCAGTGTGTGCAACAGCTGTGTGCTGAAGATGGATCATCACTGCCCCTGGGTGAACAATTGCGTCAACTTCTACAATTACAAGTTCTTTGTATTGTTTCTGGGCTACGCTCTCGTCTATTGCCTGTACGTTGCATTCACCACACTGCACGATTTCGTTCAGTTCTGGAAGGTAGGTGCC TACGAAAATAATGGTTACTCGGAACAGGGCCAGCTGAACGGCAGTGGCGTGGGCCGTTTCCACATCTTGTTCCTGTTCTTCATATCCATCATGTTTGCCATTAGCTTGGTGAGCCTGTTTGGCTATCACATCTACCTGGTGCTGGTCAATCGCACCACCTTGG AATCTTTTCGAGCACCAGTATTCCGTGTCGGCGGCCCGGACAAGAACGGCTTCAATTTGGGCCGCTATGCCAACTTCTGTGAGGTGTTTGGGGACGACTGGCAGTACTGGCCTTTGCCCATCTTCACCAG CTTTGGCGATGGCATTAGCTATCCCATACGACACCTTGAGGACGACTCCGAGACCCTGTTGGGCTACCACAGCGACACACGCATCGAGATGGACGAGGACTTCCTGCCGGAGTCGCGCTTCCTGCACTCGATTCCATAG
- the LOC117891278 gene encoding palmitoyltransferase ZDHHC15B isoform X1 — MGNDDLRRRKTPCGFCMAVFKWIPVVFITAVIAWSYYAYVVELCIRNAENLVGMIFMLFFYHIALILFMWSYWRTIMTSVGRVPDQWRIPDEEVTRLFRADNPETQKRILNSFARSLPVTNRTMNGSVRFCEKCKIIKPDRAHHCSVCNSCVLKMDHHCPWVNNCVNFYNYKFFVLFLGYALVYCLYVAFTTLHDFVQFWKVGAYENNGYSEQGQLNGSGVGRFHILFLFFISIMFAISLVSLFGYHIYLVLVNRTTLESFRAPVFRVGGPDKNGFNLGRYANFCEVFGDDWQYWPLPIFTSRGDGFSYPTSTDQSGEAPTVQRYAAMGDTTTNRLDGNPTDKLIDAIPLDTTPNNHDQPPPQHQHPHQVRSQNQAQPQSQPQQARHQARPNSLNLQPALELPLANGQSSNCSTAAVPSSQMVVVNLGTLPEDANGSAVIIDMVGDHSGAAAGVAAPKEACRQPNGDVPLN; from the exons ATGGGCAACGACGATCTCCGGCGGAGAAAGACACCTTGCGGATTTTGCATGGCTGTGTTCAAGTGGATTCCGGTTGTATTCATAACCGCCGTCATTGCCTGGTCCTACTACGCCTATGTCGTGGAGCTCTGCATAC GCAATGCCGAGAACCTCGTGGGGATGATTTTCATGCTGTTCTTCTACCACATAGCTTTGATACTGTTCATGTGGTCCTACTGGAGAACCATAATGACATCGGTTGGCCGAGTGCCAGATCAA TGGCGGATACCAGACGAGGAAGTGACTCGCCTATTCCGTGCGGATAACCCAGAGACACAGAAGCGCATTTTGAACAGCTTTGCCCGCAGCTTGCCAGTTACCAATCG CACAATGAACGGCTCTGTCCGGTTTTGTGAAAAATGTAAGATCATCAAGCCGGACAGGGCGCATCACTGCAGTGTGTGCAACAGCTGTGTGCTGAAGATGGATCATCACTGCCCCTGGGTGAACAATTGCGTCAACTTCTACAATTACAAGTTCTTTGTATTGTTTCTGGGCTACGCTCTCGTCTATTGCCTGTACGTTGCATTCACCACACTGCACGATTTCGTTCAGTTCTGGAAGGTAGGTGCC TACGAAAATAATGGTTACTCGGAACAGGGCCAGCTGAACGGCAGTGGCGTGGGCCGTTTCCACATCTTGTTCCTGTTCTTCATATCCATCATGTTTGCCATTAGCTTGGTGAGCCTGTTTGGCTATCACATCTACCTGGTGCTGGTCAATCGCACCACCTTGG AATCTTTTCGAGCACCAGTATTCCGTGTCGGCGGCCCGGACAAGAACGGCTTCAATTTGGGCCGCTATGCCAACTTCTGTGAGGTGTTTGGGGACGACTGGCAGTACTGGCCTTTGCCCATCTTCACCAG TCGCGGTGATGGCTTCAGCTATCCAACATCCACCGATCAAAGCGGCGAGGCGCCCACCGTCCAGCGATATGCTGCCATGGGCGACACGACAACCAACAGGTTAGATGGCAATCCAACAGATAAGTTGATTGACGCTATTCCCCTCGACACCACACCCAATAACCATGATCAACCACCACCTCAACACCAACATCCACATCAAGTAAGAAGCCAGAACCAggcgcagccgcagtcgcagccgcagcaggcgCGCCACCAGGCCCGTCCAAACTCGCTAAATCTGCAACCCGCACTGGAACTGCCATTGGCAAACGGCCAATCATCAAACTGCAGCACGGCAGCAGTCCCGTCTAGTCAGATGGTCGTTGTCAATCTTGGCACCCTGCCAGAGGATGCCAACGGCTCGGCGGTCATCATCGATATGGTTGGCGATCAtagtggagctgctgctggtgttgccgCTCCCAAGGAAGCCTGCCGCCAGCCGAACGGGGATGTCCCACTGAACTAG
- the LOC117891278 gene encoding palmitoyltransferase ZDHHC15B isoform X4, which yields MGNDDLRRRKTPCGFCMAVFKWIPVVFITAVIAWSYYAYVVELCIRNAENLVGMIFMLFFYHIALILFMWSYWRTIMTSVGRVPDQWRIPDEEVTRLFRADNPETQKRILNSFARSLPVTNRTMNGSVRFCEKCKIIKPDRAHHCSVCNSCVLKMDHHCPWVNNCVNFYNYKFFVLFLGYALVYCLYVAFTTLHDFVQFWKGQLNGSGVGRFHILFLFFISIMFAISLVSLFGYHIYLVLVNRTTLESFRAPVFRVGGPDKNGFNLGRYANFCEVFGDDWQYWPLPIFTSRGDGFSYPTSTDQSGEAPTVQRYAAMGDTTTNRLDGNPTDKLIDAIPLDTTPNNHDQPPPQHQHPHQVRSQNQAQPQSQPQQARHQARPNSLNLQPALELPLANGQSSNCSTAAVPSSQMVVVNLGTLPEDANGSAVIIDMVGDHSGAAAGVAAPKEACRQPNGDVPLN from the exons ATGGGCAACGACGATCTCCGGCGGAGAAAGACACCTTGCGGATTTTGCATGGCTGTGTTCAAGTGGATTCCGGTTGTATTCATAACCGCCGTCATTGCCTGGTCCTACTACGCCTATGTCGTGGAGCTCTGCATAC GCAATGCCGAGAACCTCGTGGGGATGATTTTCATGCTGTTCTTCTACCACATAGCTTTGATACTGTTCATGTGGTCCTACTGGAGAACCATAATGACATCGGTTGGCCGAGTGCCAGATCAA TGGCGGATACCAGACGAGGAAGTGACTCGCCTATTCCGTGCGGATAACCCAGAGACACAGAAGCGCATTTTGAACAGCTTTGCCCGCAGCTTGCCAGTTACCAATCG CACAATGAACGGCTCTGTCCGGTTTTGTGAAAAATGTAAGATCATCAAGCCGGACAGGGCGCATCACTGCAGTGTGTGCAACAGCTGTGTGCTGAAGATGGATCATCACTGCCCCTGGGTGAACAATTGCGTCAACTTCTACAATTACAAGTTCTTTGTATTGTTTCTGGGCTACGCTCTCGTCTATTGCCTGTACGTTGCATTCACCACACTGCACGATTTCGTTCAGTTCTGGAAG GGCCAGCTGAACGGCAGTGGCGTGGGCCGTTTCCACATCTTGTTCCTGTTCTTCATATCCATCATGTTTGCCATTAGCTTGGTGAGCCTGTTTGGCTATCACATCTACCTGGTGCTGGTCAATCGCACCACCTTGG AATCTTTTCGAGCACCAGTATTCCGTGTCGGCGGCCCGGACAAGAACGGCTTCAATTTGGGCCGCTATGCCAACTTCTGTGAGGTGTTTGGGGACGACTGGCAGTACTGGCCTTTGCCCATCTTCACCAG TCGCGGTGATGGCTTCAGCTATCCAACATCCACCGATCAAAGCGGCGAGGCGCCCACCGTCCAGCGATATGCTGCCATGGGCGACACGACAACCAACAGGTTAGATGGCAATCCAACAGATAAGTTGATTGACGCTATTCCCCTCGACACCACACCCAATAACCATGATCAACCACCACCTCAACACCAACATCCACATCAAGTAAGAAGCCAGAACCAggcgcagccgcagtcgcagccgcagcaggcgCGCCACCAGGCCCGTCCAAACTCGCTAAATCTGCAACCCGCACTGGAACTGCCATTGGCAAACGGCCAATCATCAAACTGCAGCACGGCAGCAGTCCCGTCTAGTCAGATGGTCGTTGTCAATCTTGGCACCCTGCCAGAGGATGCCAACGGCTCGGCGGTCATCATCGATATGGTTGGCGATCAtagtggagctgctgctggtgttgccgCTCCCAAGGAAGCCTGCCGCCAGCCGAACGGGGATGTCCCACTGAACTAG
- the LOC117891278 gene encoding palmitoyltransferase ZDHHC15B isoform X9, which produces MGNDDLRRRKTPCGFCMAVFKWIPVVFITAVIAWSYYAYVVELCIRNAENLVGMIFMLFFYHIALILFMWSYWRTIMTSVGRVPDQWRIPDEEVTRLFRADNPETQKRILNSFARSLPVTNRTMNGSVRFCEKCKIIKPDRAHHCSVCNSCVLKMDHHCPWVNNCVNFYNYKFFVLFLGYALVYCLYVAFTTLHDFVQFWKGQLNGSGVGRFHILFLFFISIMFAISLVSLFGYHIYLVLVNRTTLESFRAPVFRVGGPDKNGFNLGRYANFCEVFGDDWQYWPLPIFTSFGDGISYPIRHLEDDSETLLGYHSDTRIEMDEDFLPESRFLHSIP; this is translated from the exons ATGGGCAACGACGATCTCCGGCGGAGAAAGACACCTTGCGGATTTTGCATGGCTGTGTTCAAGTGGATTCCGGTTGTATTCATAACCGCCGTCATTGCCTGGTCCTACTACGCCTATGTCGTGGAGCTCTGCATAC GCAATGCCGAGAACCTCGTGGGGATGATTTTCATGCTGTTCTTCTACCACATAGCTTTGATACTGTTCATGTGGTCCTACTGGAGAACCATAATGACATCGGTTGGCCGAGTGCCAGATCAA TGGCGGATACCAGACGAGGAAGTGACTCGCCTATTCCGTGCGGATAACCCAGAGACACAGAAGCGCATTTTGAACAGCTTTGCCCGCAGCTTGCCAGTTACCAATCG CACAATGAACGGCTCTGTCCGGTTTTGTGAAAAATGTAAGATCATCAAGCCGGACAGGGCGCATCACTGCAGTGTGTGCAACAGCTGTGTGCTGAAGATGGATCATCACTGCCCCTGGGTGAACAATTGCGTCAACTTCTACAATTACAAGTTCTTTGTATTGTTTCTGGGCTACGCTCTCGTCTATTGCCTGTACGTTGCATTCACCACACTGCACGATTTCGTTCAGTTCTGGAAG GGCCAGCTGAACGGCAGTGGCGTGGGCCGTTTCCACATCTTGTTCCTGTTCTTCATATCCATCATGTTTGCCATTAGCTTGGTGAGCCTGTTTGGCTATCACATCTACCTGGTGCTGGTCAATCGCACCACCTTGG AATCTTTTCGAGCACCAGTATTCCGTGTCGGCGGCCCGGACAAGAACGGCTTCAATTTGGGCCGCTATGCCAACTTCTGTGAGGTGTTTGGGGACGACTGGCAGTACTGGCCTTTGCCCATCTTCACCAG CTTTGGCGATGGCATTAGCTATCCCATACGACACCTTGAGGACGACTCCGAGACCCTGTTGGGCTACCACAGCGACACACGCATCGAGATGGACGAGGACTTCCTGCCGGAGTCGCGCTTCCTGCACTCGATTCCATAG
- the LOC117891278 gene encoding palmitoyltransferase ZDHHC15B isoform X6 — MGNDDLRRRKTPCGFCMAVFKWIPVVFITAVIAWSYYAYVVELCIRNAENLVGMIFMLFFYHIALILFMWSYWRTIMTSVGRVPDQWRIPDEEVTRLFRADNPETQKRILNSFARSLPVTNRTMNGSVRFCEKCKIIKPDRAHHCSVCNSCVLKMDHHCPWVNNCVNFYNYKFFVLFLGYALVYCLYVAFTTLHDFVQFWKVGAYENNGYSEQGQLNGSGVGRFHILFLFFISIMFAISLVSLFGYHIYLVLVNRTTLESFRAPVFRVGGPDKNGFNLGRYANFCEVFGDDWQYWPLPIFTSRGDGFSYPTSTDQSGEAPTVQRYAAMGDTTTNSFGDGISYPIRHLEDDSETLLGYHSDTRIEMDEDFLPESRFLHSIP, encoded by the exons ATGGGCAACGACGATCTCCGGCGGAGAAAGACACCTTGCGGATTTTGCATGGCTGTGTTCAAGTGGATTCCGGTTGTATTCATAACCGCCGTCATTGCCTGGTCCTACTACGCCTATGTCGTGGAGCTCTGCATAC GCAATGCCGAGAACCTCGTGGGGATGATTTTCATGCTGTTCTTCTACCACATAGCTTTGATACTGTTCATGTGGTCCTACTGGAGAACCATAATGACATCGGTTGGCCGAGTGCCAGATCAA TGGCGGATACCAGACGAGGAAGTGACTCGCCTATTCCGTGCGGATAACCCAGAGACACAGAAGCGCATTTTGAACAGCTTTGCCCGCAGCTTGCCAGTTACCAATCG CACAATGAACGGCTCTGTCCGGTTTTGTGAAAAATGTAAGATCATCAAGCCGGACAGGGCGCATCACTGCAGTGTGTGCAACAGCTGTGTGCTGAAGATGGATCATCACTGCCCCTGGGTGAACAATTGCGTCAACTTCTACAATTACAAGTTCTTTGTATTGTTTCTGGGCTACGCTCTCGTCTATTGCCTGTACGTTGCATTCACCACACTGCACGATTTCGTTCAGTTCTGGAAGGTAGGTGCC TACGAAAATAATGGTTACTCGGAACAGGGCCAGCTGAACGGCAGTGGCGTGGGCCGTTTCCACATCTTGTTCCTGTTCTTCATATCCATCATGTTTGCCATTAGCTTGGTGAGCCTGTTTGGCTATCACATCTACCTGGTGCTGGTCAATCGCACCACCTTGG AATCTTTTCGAGCACCAGTATTCCGTGTCGGCGGCCCGGACAAGAACGGCTTCAATTTGGGCCGCTATGCCAACTTCTGTGAGGTGTTTGGGGACGACTGGCAGTACTGGCCTTTGCCCATCTTCACCAG TCGCGGTGATGGCTTCAGCTATCCAACATCCACCGATCAAAGCGGCGAGGCGCCCACCGTCCAGCGATATGCTGCCATGGGCGACACGACAACCAACAG CTTTGGCGATGGCATTAGCTATCCCATACGACACCTTGAGGACGACTCCGAGACCCTGTTGGGCTACCACAGCGACACACGCATCGAGATGGACGAGGACTTCCTGCCGGAGTCGCGCTTCCTGCACTCGATTCCATAG